The Coprobacillus cateniformis DNA window TTGTTTTTTCTTTATTATATATTTCCTATATTTTCAAACAAGATAACTCTAACAAAAAAGCACATTGTTTCTTAAAAAAGTTCTCTTAGCTAGGAACATATAAAACATTGTTTCATTCTTCTTTTAAAATAGGGTTATCAGAATGTCTACCACCAATACGTTCAGATTTCTCAAAGGCCAAAGAATTTTTAATCTTTTTATCTAAATTGTTTTCATAATCACTATTAAAACAATTGGAATATAAAACATCTAATAAATACATAATACAAATATTTAATCCAAATGTTCCTAAGTTTGAAACCAGTTTTTCTCTAGTAGAAACATATAAACAACAATCAATTAAAGAAGATAAAGTATTGTTTCCATATGATGTCATTGCTAGACCATCTATCCCTCTTTCTTTGATTTTTTTAGCAACTTTTAAAATTTTATCAGTTTCGCCAGAATAAGAAATCATTATAAAACAACTATCCTGTTCACAATAACACGCCTGATAGTAAATATCTTCAGCATGTGAATAAACCACAACACCTTTTCCTATTTTCATCATCTTCACCTTAAAAACTGAAGCTAACTCTACTTGAGCACCAGATGCACAAATATATATATGCTTTGCTTTATTTAGCATATTGATAGCCTGTTGCAGAGAATCATGATGAATAAGTGAAAGACAATCTTGAATTGTTTCTTCATAAAGAGTTGCTAGTTTATTGGCAACAACTGTATTTTTATCAGTTCTTTTAAAGGGAAAATTAGGATCAATATTCTTAAAATGTGATGATAAATATTTTAACTCTTTTAAATAATCATCTCTAAAATCATTATATCCTTCATATCCAAGTTTCTGACAGAATCGTATAATTGAAGATGGTGATACATAAGTTTCCTGAGCAATTCTTCTGACACTATCCTGTTTCAATTGATATTCACGCTCTAAAACATAATTAGCAATCGCAATATCTACTTCTGAAAATTCTTCTCTCATCATTAACTTTTCTTTTACCAACATTTATCCTCACCTCTTTAACATTATAACAACAGTCCACTTATTTGACAAACGCTTCCAATAAATGAAAAAGTCATTACATATAATTTGTAATGACCATAGCCAATCCTAAAACAGTTA harbors:
- a CDS encoding MurR/RpiR family transcriptional regulator; the encoded protein is MLVKEKLMMREEFSEVDIAIANYVLEREYQLKQDSVRRIAQETYVSPSSIIRFCQKLGYEGYNDFRDDYLKELKYLSSHFKNIDPNFPFKRTDKNTVVANKLATLYEETIQDCLSLIHHDSLQQAINMLNKAKHIYICASGAQVELASVFKVKMMKIGKGVVVYSHAEDIYYQACYCEQDSCFIMISYSGETDKILKVAKKIKERGIDGLAMTSYGNNTLSSLIDCCLYVSTREKLVSNLGTFGLNICIMYLLDVLYSNCFNSDYENNLDKKIKNSLAFEKSERIGGRHSDNPILKEE